The Deinococcus sp. LM3 genomic interval CCGTGCGTTCCGTGATGCCCATCATCTGCCAGACCCACGCGGCGTTGTAGATGGTCGGGTCGAGTTTGAACGCGTGGTACGGGAACGTCAGGTACACCGGGCCGTAATTCCGCAGTTCCAGCAGTTCCTCGCCGGATTTGAGCGCCACGATCACCGGCACGTCCCGCAGCGGCCCCAGCTTCAGGTCGGTCGAGTAACGGTCGTGCGCCGTCAGGTGCAACGTCGCGTCCGGCGCGATGCCCGCCGCGTCCAGAACGCTGCTCAGCAGCGGCCCCGTGTACTCGTGCACCTCGTTCTTGCGGGAAGGGTCGGGCGTCGTGAAACTCACCAGTCCCAGCGCCGCCAGTTGCGCCCGCGTGAACGTCACGGCCTTCCCGGACGCGGGCGTGACCGTCAGGACCACCGGCCCGGCCGCCGACAGCTGCGGATCCGGGCCGACCTTCACGTAAGGATCCGGCCCGCTCTGACAGGCGCACAGCAGCAGTAAGGGGAATACGCGAATGGAATTCATGACCCTGAAACCTCCCCACACGCCGGGAGGGGGCGTGTTCCGCCCATCGTGACACCCGGACTCCTACGCTTTTCTTGCAGCGCGCCTCCCCCCCTGCGGTCCTCGCCGCGAACACCTGATACGGACTCCGATTGAAGGGGCTACAAAGACCCTTCAATCCGAGCGGATGCGAGTGGGAGTCAAGCGGGTTCCGGACGTGGAGCTGACAATCCGGTGAAGTCCCGGATTGTTAGCGAAACAAACGGAATCCGTATGAGCCCGGACGACCGGCAGATCCGCCAGGTCCGTAGAACGGCCCCGCACAGTGCAAGCCAAGCGGCCCTGCGGGCGTGCAGCTGGCCACCCGGCACACTGGCGGCCTGCCAACGAAACAGACGGACTCCCCTGAAAGACTCCTGCACGAATCTCCCGCGTACGCTATGGGCATGACCTCGCGCGACCCGACCCCGCCGCCCCCCGGAACGGACGCCACACCGGACATCCCGGTCAGCGCCAGCGCGGGGAGCCCGCCGTCCGGGCCGGACAGCCCTCCCACCACGGCTGAACATGACGTGATGTACGCCGCGCAACTTGAACGCTACGCCGCCGAGTTCGGCACGCTGTACCTGAAGTACCGGCAGCAGACGGCGGAACTGGAAACCGCGACCCGCGCCGTCGTCCACGCTTTCGTGGTGGCGCTCGGCGCGCACGACCCGTACACGCGCCACCACACCCAGCGGGTGCAGGCCAGCGCCCTGACCCTGGCTCGGACGCTCGGCTGGGACAGCGGGCAACTGGAAGACGTGCGCCTCGGCGCGCTGCTGCACGACATCGGCAAGACGTCCGTGTCCGACACCATCCTGCGCAAACCCGGCCGCCTGACCGACGCGGAATTCCAGGCGATCGCGCAGCATCCCGTGATCGGCGCGCACATGATCGCCGGTTTTCCCGCCCTGACGCCCGCCCAGCCGTTCGTACTGCACCACCACGAACGCTGGGACGGACGCGGCTACCCCGACCGGCTCGCCGGAACGGACATTCCCGTGCAGGGCCGACTGCTGGCCGTCGTGGACGCCGTGGACGCCATGCTGACCGACCGGCCCTACCGGCAGGCGCTGAGCGTCACGCAGGTCACGCAGGAACTGCTGCGCGGCCGCGGCCACCAGTTCGACCCGGACATGATCACGGCGTTCCTCGACTGCGGCGCACTGGACCTGTACCTCCCGGACGCCGCCGGGGACAGCGCCCCCGCACCCGAGACGGACTGATACGGACCCGGATTGAGTGGTTTGCAAAACCCTTCCATCCGAGCGGATGCGACTCGCAGAACTGCCCCGCAGAGCAGGAGCAGAACGGACTCCTTCCGTATCAGACGCCCAGGTAGCGCTGGACGGCGTGGGTGGGTGTGTCGGCGGTGTGGCCGGTCTCGACGACGCGCCCCTTCTGCATGACGTAGTAGCGGTCGGCGAAGGCCCACGCGAAGTCGAGGTACTGCTCGACCAGCAGCACGGCGACGCGCAGTTCCGTGCGG includes:
- a CDS encoding HD-GYP domain-containing protein, with product MTSRDPTPPPPGTDATPDIPVSASAGSPPSGPDSPPTTAEHDVMYAAQLERYAAEFGTLYLKYRQQTAELETATRAVVHAFVVALGAHDPYTRHHTQRVQASALTLARTLGWDSGQLEDVRLGALLHDIGKTSVSDTILRKPGRLTDAEFQAIAQHPVIGAHMIAGFPALTPAQPFVLHHHERWDGRGYPDRLAGTDIPVQGRLLAVVDAVDAMLTDRPYRQALSVTQVTQELLRGRGHQFDPDMITAFLDCGALDLYLPDAAGDSAPAPETD